The genomic DNA AGTGTAAACTTCTCGGGCGGGGCGGGCGGAAATAAAAAAAGAAGGGGATCGAAATTATTAATAGTGATCCCCTATGAATGGTTGGGCGGAGTTTTCTCCGTAAGGAGAAATCTCTGCAATTTCATTTCCAACGTAAGCTGTTGGATAGCTTTTAGCCTTTCGGCTATAAGCTACCTTTTTGTGAGCATCTTCCGAAGAAAATGCTCTTTTGCTCTCGCTAGAAACGAGATTGAAGGGAGCCCCTTCCATATACCTGGCTTGATAGCCTGCCTTGGTAAAGCCTAAGCCCTACAAAGTACTCACTATTTTTTCCTTTCGGAAAAAGAATTTCTTCCTTCTTTTTGGGAACAAACAGGAGGTCACAGACATACTGCACAGGATTGCAACAGTGATCCCTCTTCACTCTGCGAGTTTCATATTAGCAAACCCAAGTATGTTGTCAAGTCCGTATAAAGTGAAAAAACTGTGGAAAACTTTTACCCCGAGAAAAGCCGCAGAACCAGAATAAATTCGGTTCATAGTTTCGCTCTCGGGCGGGCGTAAATAAAAAAGCCCTAAATAGGGCCTAAATTTATGGAACAGTTCGTAGTTACAGATTAAATCACTCGGAACAATACATGAAATAGGTTACAAGATTTCGGGAAAAACTCGGCATCTCGTTACGTATTTGATGGAAAAGCCTCACTTTATTACAAGATTTCGGGAAACCCAGGAATCGTCGTGGATTACAAAATTTCGGAAAGCAATAACTATGGAGATTACAAAGATTTCGAAGAATCACCAGCCTCACGGATTACAAGGTTTTGGAAAATTGCGATGAAGTATATATCAAGGCATTACAAGATTTCGGGGAATCGTTTCCTATGTGTGCATAATTACAAGATTTCGGGAAATCGGATAATAGATGAGCGTCCATTACAAAGTCGCCGTAAGCACTGTTACGAGGTATACTGGGTAACGCAATTACAAGATTTCTGAGATTTTGCGCGGTAGTTTCGAATTACAAGATTTCGGAGAATTTTAGGCATCAGCATTTTGGAGGATCGCTTCAAGCTTCGGTGACCGTGAGTTATTTGCTTTTCAACGAACTACTTATCTCCTCCATATTCCCTGGGGAATACTTTATGAGATATTATGGGCATGTAACATACCCGGGTATGGAAAAGCCTTGCTTTTCCATCCTTTTTAAGGGTAGCAAAAGAGAGATTCTTTGTCAATGTGGGTGGGCAAAATAAAAAAGCCCTAAATAGGGCCTGAGTTTAAAGAATAAGGAAGCTACATGAAAGTGTTACAGATTGAATCGCTTTCAACCCGGCATAATTTTTATCGAATTACGAGATTTCGGAGAATTTCAGGGGTAAACAGATTTGCTTGATTACAAGATTTTAGAAAATCTGAGACGATTTATTGTTACTGCACGATGATACTCTTATACTCTGCCATTACAAGATTTTGGAGCTTAGGGAAATGTTCATTACAAGATTTCGGAGAATCGTTTCCTATGTGTGCATAATTACAAGATTTTGGGAAATCGGACATGTGGTCTTCTTATTACAAGATTTCGTCGCATTTCCAGTTACAGATTAAATCGCTTTTTGTGGCAATGATAACTGGCGATGGGGTTACAGGGTTACAAGATTTCGGACACTTTGCTAATGGCGTTACAAAGTCGGAATCAGCATGTAGTTACAAGATTGACATTAGGTAGATATTACAAGATCTCAGAAGAAATCCATTATCAAATTACAAAGATTTCGGAGAATAGCACATACTGAAGGTCCTTTAATTACAAGACTTCGGGAGACGACAGTTAGTCCTGGAATCGTTACCTTTTTAATCTTTTGGCGATTGCGAAAACGATGGACAGGTATTACAAGATTTCAGCACAGTGAAAACAACAGTGAGAACAGTTACGCGCTGGATTATTCTCACAGATTACGAGGCTTCGGGAAATCATTAGGGTTCTCTAATTACGAGATTTCGGATAAAGCCTTTGAATATGGTTACTTCGCACCTTAAACCGGCGTTACCCTGTCATCAGCGTGACAACTTATTACTGACTTCTTTGTTTGTCAACGAACTACTTATCTCCTCCATATTCTTTTGGGAATACTTTGGAAGACATTATGGGCATGTAACATACCCTTGGATAGAAAAGCCTTGCCTTTCTATCCGCTGACTAAGATTAGCAGAGGTATGCTTAGTTGTCAAATAAAAAGGGCGCTGCTTTGCAGCGCCACAAGAAATTTAGGATTCTTTGGTTAAGAGTCGCAGTCCCTCCTCAAGGCATTCATCGAAAGGTGCTTCGAAACGTGCCCCTTCTAGCCACTCTGGTAAACCTCCTAAGACTCTGTTGAATTGCTTGGAAATAAAGAAGCACATTCCGATATCCTCTGCTGTTCGGATATTCCGACCTCTTACTTGTAGAGCCTTTACTGTAACTCGATATTTTATTAATCTCCAGCGCAATACTCCCCATCGTCTTTCCTCAAACTGTGATGCAGGATCCATTGGTCGTGGATATGGAGGTCTCAAGACCCAAATTACCGGAGCAATCTCTCTTGGTAAGTCGATTCCTTCGCCGAATTGGGCTACTGTTCCAAGTAAGACATCGCCCTCACCTTCAATAAATCTCCTGGCAGCATCTTTCGCCTTTAATCCTGGTCCATAGGTCATTATTTTGAAATCTTTGGAATGTCTTTCCAAAAATTTTAATCGCTCAGCTTCTGAGACAACGGTGATCAAAGATCGGAATTCCTTTTTCAGAAACTCACGGCAACCTTTAGCAATTATGCTAAATGCTCGATTTTTTGCCCTAGCCAGTGCTCCTCTGCCTGGGTTAGCTTTCACTGCTAAATTCGGCGTATCGGTCGGTAGAAAGACTCTCGTATTTTCAATTGGGAAGGTTGATGTATAAACCTGGAAAGGAAAATCTATTCCTGTCTCAATGGCAAAGGTTTCTTTATCGCCTATCGTTGCCGAGTAAGCAATAATCCTTTCAATAGGCTCTAAAATTTTCAACCGAATCACCGGACTAACATAGAAGTGTCGAATACATAACTTACAGATTACTCTTGGCCCTCTCTTGCCCCTTTTCCTTCTCTTTTTCCTGTAGAACATAAAGACGTAATTCGATGGCTTCCGTGTTTCTGTACCTGTGGCATAGAATAATTCTTTGATATACCAGGGAATATGCCGAACAACTATTTCAAGGGTCTTCAAAGTTTTTCTATCTTTTTTTGGGTCTAAAATACCAAGTTCTAAGGCTTTATTGATTGTCCCTCTAAGCTCTTTGGTATTTATTTCCTCGAGCAAAGAAATCAATCTTTTGATTTCATGGTCTGCTAAAAGCTCGGGTGGTTCCGTTGGTTTTAATTTGGCAATCTTCATCATCTCTTCTAAGAATCTTTCCAGCAACCATTCTCTTCTAATCACTGATAATGCCTTTATCGCTCTTTTTAAGGTAAGGCCACTGATATCCCAAGAAAGAATCTGCCTTGTTACTTCGGCTAACCTATGAACTTCATCGATCACCAGTACCTTCGGTGGCGAAGCCTTGAATTTTTTCACGTATAGCATGTGAGTGACAAGGTAAGCAATTGTGCAGACAATTATGTCTCCTTTCATTGCCCGGTGCTTTACCAAGAGATAAGGACAAGGCTCAACTCCTGGTTCTACTGTCTTGCCAGTGTCGAGATCTACCCTATGGGGACATTTTAACAATGAGCAAGGTGATTCTTCGGCTGTCACCTTTTCTCTTTTATCTTTGTAGAAAAGACAAGGATACTCATTCCTTCCATAGGCCTCTACCACTCCCTCTGGATACATTTTTTTGGCTTGTCTAACTAAAGTTTTGGTGGTGGTAGCGTAAATAATTGGTTTTACCCCTATTTCCTTAAAGGCTTTTAAAGGAGTAACGCCAGTTGCTGTCTTTCCTCTTCCAGTTGGCATCTCGTGAAGACTTTTTTTGTGGTAGGCGATGAACTCTAGAGCGGCTCTCTGATCAGGCCTCATTTTCTTATGAGGGAAGCGTTTCTTAAACTCTTCAGACAGATGTTGCGGATGTTCCAGATGTTTCATTCAATATTCACCTCTTTTTAAGGTTCTATAGATGGCAAAAGCCACCGTCAATAAATTAGCACATTTTAAAATTTATGTCAAGAAAAAAAAGGCGCAAAAGCGCCTAGTTGGTTTTGGGTTCCTCCATTGAAACTAAAGCTATGGCTAGATTCGTGTTGGTATCCCTTCCACACTCACATGTAAGGCTTTTTCGATCTTCGACTATCACTAAATTCTGCCAGGTTCCTCCAATTTCCTTTTCGCAATAAGGACAGACTGCCACTTGATTCGCATTAAATTCTCTCTCTTCCACAGGGAATCCCCGCATTTCCAATTTATATCCTATTCGAGCCCTAAAGATTGAGTCAATCCAGTATCGCAGTTTTCTATTTAGTTCTCGCCTTTCTATCTCTCCTCTTCTGTAAAGTCTCTTTTGGATGTTCAGTAAAATCACTTTACCCGGCATTGTCATCAAGTACTCAGCTATCCCTTTTGTCTCATTGTGCAAGACCCACTTTATCTTCCTTGACTCTTTTAACCTTGGTTTCTTGAAATATCCCCGAGAAGCTTCTTTCCTTTGCTTGAAGTAGTAGTTCTTAATTGAGATTATTTCTTTGTGTCGGAAAAACCTCACTTTTCTTTGATCTTCTTTAATACTGAGTACACAGGTCGTCTCTAGACAATAGGCAATGATGTGCAACCAGCCCTGGTCTTCCTTTAAAGGGACTACCTTTGTTAAAGGAAAGATGAAGAAATATTCTTTCTTTTGTCCTTTCCCAATGTGACGGAATAACTCTGGATATCTCGTAGGGTCGCCAAAGACACGCTCAGCTTTATGATATTCCTCAATCCACCTGGTACCAATGATTAAACCTTCTTTTCTCTTGCCTCTTTCCCAAAGGCCAATGCTGATTTTCCAAAGACCTAGCTCAACCCTGATGAATTTGTACATTCCTTTTGAGTATTTCACCTTCGTTGTTGGAAAGCTTGGAATCCTATCTGGCCTTATTTTTCTGAATTCTCTATCTAGCTGACATTCTGGCCCCCAATCGTATTCTCTGTAGTTTTCGCATCCTTCGCAGATTGGCGTTGCTATCCTCTTTACAATCTCCGTAGTCTTTGCTTTTCCCTCCGAAATCATGACTTTCCTTCCGAGATTCACTCTCGTTCTTTTTAAGCGTTGGAGTTCCTCCTTTATCGTTTTCTTTTGCTTCCTATCCGTTGCAACTTTAAGAAATCCTTCTGCCTTTTTTATTTCTTGCTCAATGCTTCTGAGTATCTCTTTTTTAGCCTCAATTTTCCTCAATGTCCTCGAAGATATTTCCTTTGGCTTCTCTTGCAAAAGTTCATTGATTCCTCTTAACCTTTCTCTTCTTTTTTTTCTGTTTTTCTTTGTGATATCCTGGCCTAACCAATAGAAGAGGAAGTGTCTAAAGGGCGAAATTAGGGCTCTTGTCTCTCGCCATTCATTTCTAATTTCTTGTATCTCCTGCGGTTCATCAACGGGTTCTTTTCCTATTCCGCTCTCTTTACATTCTTTGAATTTTCTCTGAAACTCATTTTTCTTTAAGATTTTTCCCCAGTTGTTGCTTAACCAAGCATTCATCATTGACTGGGCAGCAGTGAAGGCTAAATCGATGAAGGTCTTTAATGGAATCTTAAAGATTCTCTTTGCTTCATAGGCAACTTCTTGCCGGGCTATTTTCCCAAAAATATAAGACCTTGCACAGGCAGAGCAATACTTTTGACCATCGAATTTTGATTCCATCACCAAATTCGTTTCTTTTTGGCAATTAGCGCAGACTCCTTTTTCTTTTGGAATGATGTAAAATCTCCTAAGTCTTTGAGAAAATCTTCGCATGCAAAACTCACCAGCCCTGCTAAACTCATCGATCAATCTCTCAAAGTCTTGCTCTGGAATTCCGGCTATTCTCAAAGGGATTCCAAGAGTCACTATATTGAATCTTGTCTGGCATTCCTCGCAAGCCATCGGATTTTTCTTTCCTGAAATCTTAATTTCAACCTGGCATTCCGGATTCGGACATTTTACTTTTTTTACCAAACTCTCACCTCCCGACCATTACGCCGCGTTTCATACCCATCCATTTCTTTGATGGGCTTCTCCCCTTTACAATCCTTTTAGACTGCTTTAGAGAGATTTAGGCGGTGAAACACCACCCTTTGCACCCATCATCTAATTGTCAAGATGCTAACTTCAAATATAACAAAAAATGAAAATTTTGTCAAATAAAACCGAGTGAAACTCTCGGGGGTGGGCGACGGCGAAAATAGAAAAGCCCTAAATAGGGCTTAAGGCTTAAAAGTATTATGACATGGGAATCTAATTACAAATTCAAATGGACGGATTATTACTGTCATCCAAGCATTGTTACAGATTAAGTCGCTTCCAACTTGGCATAATTTTTATCGAATTACAAAATTTCGGAGGATCAGATTTCCAGCTATTACAAGATTTCGGAAGACCTCACCGACGATTGGAATTACAGGACTTCAGAGATGTGTATAATTACAAAATTTCGGAAAGTCACTAGGGTCAAATTGGTTACCTTTTTAAGCTTTTCGAAGACGATGGACAAGTATTACAAATGTCTGAAATCTGCGGAAATTACAAGATTGCAGAGAATGGCTTCGACGGTTACAAGATTTCGGGAAATCGATGTATCATTGCACTTGTTACCTCTTTAGTCTTTTAGATGAACGAGGCAGGTCGAGGAGTTAATCTTTTCCACCGAACAACACTGTCTTTTTGTTTTCAAAGAACTATTTACCTCCTCCATGGTCCCTGGGACCACTTTGAGAAATATTATGGGCATGTAACATACCCAGGTATAGAAAAGCCTTGCCTTTCTATCCATTTTTAAAAATAGCAAAAGAGAGATTCTTTGTCAAACAAAAAAGCCCTGAATAGGGCCTAAGTTTAAAGAACAATTCAAAATAATCCCAAGTTACAAAGATGTGATTCAATATTCAATCTGTTCTTTATTACTTCACGAACGGAGGAAAGTATGAGTTACAGTAATATTCTTTTTTTGCACCAACAGCCTTTTGTTACAGATTAAATCGCTTCCAACCTGGCATGATTCTTATCGAATTACAAGATTTCGGAGAATCATCGGTGTGCTTCTATTACAAGGTCTCGGCAAATCTTGGGCAATGGTAGTTGCATTACAAGATTTCTGAAAATCTATCTGCTTCATTACGATAGAGTTTCGCTAACAAAGTCTCGTTGTAATGTCCGGCGTTACATACTTGAAAGTGTGAAGTTACAGATTAAATCGCTTCCTCGGAGGCTTCAGATTACAAGATTTCGGAGAATGACACATATTGAGGATCCTTTAATTACAAGATTTCGGGAAATCGGACATGTGGTCTTCTTATTACAAAATTTCGGATTTGTTCGCCCTCGCCTCAATTACAAGATTTCGGAGAATCGTTCCAGTCTGGTCGGGCGGCATTACAAGATTTTGGGAGATTATCAGAGTATATCGTAATATTACAATAGTCATTTAGGAACATCGACGTTACTCTACATCTTAAACCAGCGTTACTCTTGAATAAACGGGATAGGTCGAAGAGTTAATCTTTTTCATTGAACAACACTGTATCCTCTGTTTTTCAAAGAACTATTTACCTCCTCCATGGTCCCTGGGACCACTTTGAGAGATATTATGGGCATGTAACCTACCCAGGCATAGAAAAGCTTTACCTTTCTATCCATTTTAAAGGTAGCAAAAGAGAGGCTTTTTGTCAATGTGGGCGACCAAAACAAAAAAGCCCTGAATAGGGCCTGAGGTTAAAGAACAATTTGGTAAATGTATCCGTTACAAGGGAAAAGCTCGTTTTAAATTACTGCACTACCGATGAGTAAGTGGTTGGGCGAAAGGTTACAGGTTACGGCAACACCTCGAAGCACTGTTACAGATTAAATCGCTTTTTTCTTTTGTTTCCTATTATATCTTGACGCCAATTACAAGATTTCGGAAATACCGCGGGCTCTTATTACAAGATTTCGGATTTGTTCGCCCTCGCCTCAATTACAAGATTTCGGTGAATCGGATATCCCTTATTACAAGATTTCGGAAAATAGCACTAATAAGCGAAGCTGGGTTACAAAATTTCGGAAAATGATTGTCAGAGTATTACAAGCTTCATAGGTTGGGACCCGGGGACCGTATTACAAGATTTCGAAAGATCGCAATGAAATATATCTCGAGGCATTACAAAATTTCAGGAA from Patescibacteria group bacterium includes the following:
- a CDS encoding DEAD/DEAH box helicase family protein, which gives rise to MKHLEHPQHLSEEFKKRFPHKKMRPDQRAALEFIAYHKKSLHEMPTGRGKTATGVTPLKAFKEIGVKPIIYATTTKTLVRQAKKMYPEGVVEAYGRNEYPCLFYKDKREKVTAEESPCSLLKCPHRVDLDTGKTVEPGVEPCPYLLVKHRAMKGDIIVCTIAYLVTHMLYVKKFKASPPKVLVIDEVHRLAEVTRQILSWDISGLTLKRAIKALSVIRREWLLERFLEEMMKIAKLKPTEPPELLADHEIKRLISLLEEINTKELRGTINKALELGILDPKKDRKTLKTLEIVVRHIPWYIKELFYATGTETRKPSNYVFMFYRKKRRKRGKRGPRVICKLCIRHFYVSPVIRLKILEPIERIIAYSATIGDKETFAIETGIDFPFQVYTSTFPIENTRVFLPTDTPNLAVKANPGRGALARAKNRAFSIIAKGCREFLKKEFRSLITVVSEAERLKFLERHSKDFKIMTYGPGLKAKDAARRFIEGEGDVLLGTVAQFGEGIDLPREIAPVIWVLRPPYPRPMDPASQFEERRWGVLRWRLIKYRVTVKALQVRGRNIRTAEDIGMCFFISKQFNRVLGGLPEWLEGARFEAPFDECLEEGLRLLTKES